CTACGCCCAGCGCGGCAATCTCCCGGTGATCGAGGACGTTCTTGAAGGCGGCATGGCGGTCATGCCGTTGATCGGCCGGCTGCGCCTGCTGCGCCAGTGGGCGGGCCTGTGCGACATGTCGATGGACGGCTCGCCGATCATCGACATCGGGCCGCTGCCCGGCCTCTATCTCAACGCCGGCTGGAGCTACGGCGGCTTCAAGGCCACGCCCGCTTCGGGCTGGTGCTTCGCCCATACCATCGCGTGCGACGCGCCGCATCCGCTGACTGCGGCGATGCGGCTCGACCGCTTCCGCACCGGCCATGTCATCGACGAAAAGGGAGTCGGCGCCCAGCCGAATTTGCACTGATGCTGATCGCCTGTCCTTATTGCGGCGCGCGCGATGCCCATGAATTCGCCTATCGCGGCGACGCCAGCCCCGTCCGCCCCGATCCTGCGGCGTCCGACGCGGCGGAGCGGTTCCACGACTATGTCTATCTGCGCGACAATCCCGCGGGGGCGCATTCCGAGTTCTGGTACCACGCGGCGGGCTGCCGCCGCTGGATCGAAGTCGAACGCGACACGGTGACGCACGCGATTCGCTCCACGCGCTTCGCCGACGAGCGGAGGCGCGCATGAGCCGGTTGGCGAAAGGCGGCCTGATCGATCGTGCGCAGAAGCTGCGCTTTTCCTTCGACGGAAGGGCGCTCGAAGGCTTTTCCGGCGACACCCTCGCCTCGGCGTTGCTTGCCAATGATGTCAAGCTCGTCGGCCGCTCGTTCAAATATCACCGCCCGCGCGGCATCGTCGGCGGCGGGACCGAAGAGCCCAACGCGCTGGTTGAGTTGCGGAGCGGCGCCCGGCGCGAGCCCAATACGCGCGCGACGACCATCGAACTATACGACGGCCTCGACGCCGCGAGCCAGAACCGTTGGCCTTCGCTCGATTTCGATGTGCTGTCGCTCAACGGCCTGCTGTCGCCCTTTTTCGGGGCCGCCTTCTACTACAAGACCTTCATGTGGCCGAAGGCCGCCTGGGAAAAACTCTATGAGCCGGCGATCCGTCGCGCCGCCGGCCTCGGCCGCGCGGCCGAGGCGCCGGACCCGGATTTTTATGAAAAAGCCAGCGCTTTCTGCGACGTGCTTGTGATTGGCTCGGGCCCGGCAGGCCTGATGGCGGCCCTGGCGGCGGGGCGCTCGGGCGCGCGCGTCATTCTCGCCGAAGAGGATTTTCGCTTCGGCGGACGGCTGCTGAGCGAGAAGACCGCAATCGAGGAGGGCGCGCCGGTCGATTTCGTTGAGAAAAGCCTCGCCGAATTGCGGAGCCTGCCCAATGTGCGACTGATGATCCGCACCGCCGTCTTTGGGATCTACGACGATTGTTACGCCGCGGTCGAGCGCGTCGCCGACCATCTATCCACGCCGGCGCCTTTCCAGCCGCGACAGGTCCTTTGGCGGATTTCGACCAAACGCGCGATTCTTGCCGCCGGCGCGCTCGATCGGCCGATCGTGTTAGGCGGCAACGACCGGCCGGGCGTGATGCTGGCGGGGCCCGTGCAGGGCTACGTCAATCGCTTTGCTGTCGCGCCGGCGAAACGCATGGCTTTTTTCACCAATAACGATGCGGCCTGGACGGCGGCCTTCGACGCGCATGACGCAGACGCCGAGGTCGCCGCTCTGATCGAAACCCGCGAGTCCGTCACGCCGGCCATGACGGACGCCGCGCGCAAACGAGGACTTCGCGTCGTTCTCGGCGGCCAAGTGATCGCTACCCACGGTAAGACGCTCAAGGCAATCGATATTTTCGCCAACGGCAGGACGGAGCGCCTTGCGGTCGACGGGCTCGCCATGTCGAGCGGCTTTTCGCCCAATGTCCATCTTACATGCCATCACGGGGGCAAGCCGGAATGGAACGAAAGCATCGCGGCTTTCGTTCCCGGCGCGAAGGGCCCGCCGGGACTCCTCGTGGCCGGGGCGGCGGCGGGCGCCTACGCCTTGTCGGACTGTCTGGCGCAGGGCGCGCTGAAGGGCGCGCAGGCGGCGGCGGAAATCGGTTTCTCCGCTGCCCCACCGCCCGTGCCGAAGGCCGCCGACGCGCCCTGCAGCCTGAAGGCGTTCTGGCATGTCGAAGGCTCGAAGGGGCTCGCCTTCGTCGATTTCCAGAACGATGTCTGTTCCAAGGATGTCGAACTGGCGCACAGGGAAGGCTTCATCTCGGTCGAGCATCTCAAGCGCTACACCACTTTGGGCATGGCGACCGACCAGGGCAAGCTCTCGAACCTGCCGGGCCTCGCGCTGATGGCGAAACAGCGCGGCAAATCCATTGCCGAAACCGGCGTGACGATGTTCCGGCCGCCATGGTCTCCGGTGGCGCTCGGCGTCTTCGCCGGTCATCACCGCG
This genomic interval from Candidatus Rhodoblastus alkanivorans contains the following:
- a CDS encoding sarcosine oxidase subunit delta — protein: MLIACPYCGARDAHEFAYRGDASPVRPDPAASDAAERFHDYVYLRDNPAGAHSEFWYHAAGCRRWIEVERDTVTHAIRSTRFADERRRA
- a CDS encoding sarcosine oxidase subunit alpha family protein: MSRLAKGGLIDRAQKLRFSFDGRALEGFSGDTLASALLANDVKLVGRSFKYHRPRGIVGGGTEEPNALVELRSGARREPNTRATTIELYDGLDAASQNRWPSLDFDVLSLNGLLSPFFGAAFYYKTFMWPKAAWEKLYEPAIRRAAGLGRAAEAPDPDFYEKASAFCDVLVIGSGPAGLMAALAAGRSGARVILAEEDFRFGGRLLSEKTAIEEGAPVDFVEKSLAELRSLPNVRLMIRTAVFGIYDDCYAAVERVADHLSTPAPFQPRQVLWRISTKRAILAAGALDRPIVLGGNDRPGVMLAGPVQGYVNRFAVAPAKRMAFFTNNDAAWTAAFDAHDADAEVAALIETRESVTPAMTDAARKRGLRVVLGGQVIATHGKTLKAIDIFANGRTERLAVDGLAMSSGFSPNVHLTCHHGGKPEWNESIAAFVPGAKGPPGLLVAGAAAGAYALSDCLAQGALKGAQAAAEIGFSAAPPPVPKAADAPCSLKAFWHVEGSKGLAFVDFQNDVCSKDVELAHREGFISVEHLKRYTTLGMATDQGKLSNLPGLALMAKQRGKSIAETGVTMFRPPWSPVALGVFAGHHRGGDFRPARLTPTHSLAEELGAVFVETGPWLRAAYFPRKGETDWKQTVEREVRAVRTSVGLIDVSTFGKIELQGPDVGKLLDRVYINMFSTLPVGKARYGVMLREDGFVMDDGTTARLADDRWIMTTTTANAAKVYEHLEFCLQALWPELDVRMASVTEQWAQIAVAGPRARGLVAQIVDDPSAVSNEKLPYMGAIETTALGGVGARIFRLSFSGELGFEIAVPADKGEALARALLDVGAEWDATFYGLEALAVMRIEKGHVSGPELNGQTTAADLGFGRMASTKKDYIGAVMARRPALTGPDRMGFVGFRPVDRTAVLRAGAHVLTKGAAPKTENDLGYLTSTTSSPILGHSIGLGFVKGGAARIGEVLRAWDGLRGTDTEVEICAPGFLDPKGERLHG